A DNA window from Fibrobacterota bacterium contains the following coding sequences:
- the asnB gene encoding asparagine synthase (glutamine-hydrolyzing), which translates to MGGISGSLAFASGSFRVTHAHLAHMRGAMPRQGPDDGADWIAPDGMIGMAHNGPPGIGLSAGVGQPVRSEDGSICLACNGEIYNHADIRQELIALGGHRWKTDRGDREVILRAFEQWGIECLHRFRGAFAMALWDGRSRELWLVRDRIGIKPLYYSLHHGRLNFASEIKALLEDPGQPRALNETAFFHYLSFQASPAPETFFEGIRKLPPGTWLRIREDGQIIERRYWDVWDHAKPLTGTPVEEIRRRLLEHLRDAVRAQKEGDAPVGVMLSGGVDSGANAALFSEGEERAMRAFTIGFHGENSSYSDETGYARCMAEQAGARYHERFLSVEDLIDFVPALTRLQDEPIADPMCALLYYAGKLARDNGVAVCQIGEGADELFCSYPSWKRALRLQRLDAWPVPRALKGLGISALRLLGKGNADYTEWLRRGAEGLPVFWGGEDKFGQAEKMRLLGPRLNSKFAGLTSWEVLRPIHERFLAKAWDTAPINWMSYLDLNLRVPELLLMRVDKMGLGAGLEARLPFLDHKFVEFAMGIPAGLKASGGELKSLLKSSLRGLVPDGILDRKMPKTGRPMDEWALRRLGNTMREELGAFCKRTGLIDFRAVEGYAARSQGYHLWYLYNFALWHRRYIEASGSRPPC; encoded by the coding sequence ATGGGCGGCATCTCCGGGTCCCTCGCTTTCGCATCAGGTAGCTTCCGGGTTACGCATGCGCATCTTGCGCACATGCGCGGTGCCATGCCCCGCCAAGGTCCCGACGACGGAGCCGATTGGATCGCGCCGGACGGGATGATCGGGATGGCCCATAACGGCCCGCCCGGAATCGGTCTTTCCGCCGGCGTTGGGCAACCGGTGCGCAGCGAGGACGGATCGATTTGCCTGGCCTGCAACGGCGAGATCTACAACCATGCCGATATCCGACAGGAACTCATCGCCCTCGGCGGCCACCGCTGGAAAACCGATCGGGGCGATCGGGAAGTCATCCTGCGCGCCTTCGAGCAATGGGGGATCGAATGCCTCCACCGATTCCGCGGCGCCTTCGCTATGGCTCTCTGGGACGGACGCTCACGCGAACTGTGGCTGGTCCGGGACCGGATCGGCATCAAGCCCCTGTACTATAGCCTCCACCATGGCCGTCTCAATTTCGCCTCGGAGATCAAAGCCCTGCTGGAGGATCCGGGACAGCCGCGGGCCCTGAACGAAACGGCGTTTTTCCATTACCTGAGTTTCCAGGCTTCCCCGGCTCCCGAAACCTTCTTCGAAGGGATCCGTAAGCTTCCGCCCGGGACCTGGTTGCGCATCCGGGAAGACGGCCAAATCATCGAACGGCGATATTGGGACGTATGGGACCATGCGAAACCTTTGACGGGAACGCCGGTCGAAGAGATCCGCCGCCGCCTTCTGGAGCACCTGCGCGATGCGGTGCGCGCGCAAAAGGAAGGCGATGCGCCCGTGGGCGTAATGCTTTCGGGAGGGGTGGATTCCGGCGCCAACGCGGCGCTGTTTTCCGAGGGCGAAGAGCGCGCGATGCGGGCCTTTACCATCGGGTTCCATGGGGAAAACAGTTCCTATAGCGACGAAACCGGCTATGCCCGCTGCATGGCGGAACAAGCGGGAGCACGCTACCACGAACGCTTTTTGTCCGTGGAGGATCTGATCGATTTCGTGCCCGCCTTGACACGGCTGCAAGACGAACCTATCGCCGACCCGATGTGCGCGCTGCTGTATTACGCCGGCAAGCTGGCCCGGGACAACGGCGTCGCGGTTTGCCAAATAGGCGAAGGGGCCGATGAACTCTTCTGTAGCTATCCGTCCTGGAAGCGCGCGCTGCGACTACAGCGCCTGGACGCTTGGCCGGTGCCGCGCGCCCTGAAAGGGTTGGGTATTTCCGCCTTGCGCTTGCTGGGCAAGGGGAACGCCGACTATACCGAATGGTTGCGGCGCGGCGCCGAAGGCTTGCCGGTTTTCTGGGGAGGCGAGGATAAATTCGGCCAAGCCGAAAAGATGCGCCTGCTCGGGCCACGGCTGAATTCCAAATTCGCGGGACTCACCTCTTGGGAGGTGCTGCGCCCTATCCACGAACGTTTCCTGGCTAAGGCTTGGGATACCGCGCCCATCAATTGGATGAGTTACCTCGATCTCAACCTTCGCGTGCCGGAACTACTGCTCATGCGGGTGGACAAGATGGGCCTGGGCGCGGGTCTGGAGGCGCGCCTGCCTTTTCTCGACCACAAGTTCGTGGAGTTCGCGATGGGGATTCCGGCCGGGCTGAAGGCCTCGGGAGGCGAACTGAAATCCCTGCTCAAGTCCTCTCTCCGCGGCCTGGTTCCCGACGGGATTCTCGACCGGAAAATGCCGAAGACGGGTAGGCCTATGGATGAATGGGCCCTGCGGCGCCTTGGGAATACGATGCGGGAGGAATTAGGGGCGTTCTGCAAGCGCACCGGACTGATCGATTTCCGCGCCGTGGAAGGGTATGCGGCGCGCTCGCAAGGGTATCACCTGTGGTACCTCTACAATTTCGCGCTCTGGCATCGGCGCTACATCGAAGCTTCCGGAAGCAGGCCGCCTTGCTAA
- a CDS encoding toprim domain-containing protein has product MAKADIEAVKAAHPILDVLRDLGIPVQHGRIRCLRPENHANGDRTPSVSIWTDRDQFKCWVCPDVKGDVIDLVKLARGCSFKDALAFLGAAPSPSSPSSRPSPVQPTPGTGQSPVQVPSALPSSGLPASIPPLSRSPSEVLSPSALPTETEEAEAEALRQRILAALLEACAPVGGAAGRYLAKRRIFKRTWDAQRLRMIDDYAAISRKLEAAFGLDDLVRMGFFNAAGHLRFYRHVLLFPYYDITGRAVYMQARAIETDAAGSKGPGPKGSGVKGQGAMGAGTRSPMPKELSLAGHIPLPYNSRLLDGEPGQIYLCEGVIDTLTLLEQGFPSVGVPGAANFKAAWAPLFRNKSVHVAFDPDGPGDTGAAKAIERLTAMGIEARRLAPPTGKDLNEWFRKG; this is encoded by the coding sequence ATGGCCAAGGCGGACATCGAGGCCGTAAAGGCCGCCCACCCCATCCTGGACGTGCTACGCGATCTGGGCATCCCCGTCCAGCATGGGCGCATCCGCTGCCTCAGGCCCGAGAACCATGCCAACGGCGATCGTACCCCTTCGGTCTCCATATGGACGGACCGGGACCAATTCAAATGCTGGGTCTGCCCGGACGTGAAGGGCGACGTCATCGATCTGGTCAAGTTGGCGCGCGGTTGTTCCTTCAAGGATGCGCTAGCCTTCCTAGGCGCCGCACCATCCCCTTCTTCCCCGTCATCGCGGCCTTCTCCCGTCCAGCCTACACCGGGCACCGGGCAATCCCCGGTCCAGGTACCATCCGCGTTACCGTCCTCCGGCTTACCTGCTTCGATTCCGCCGTTGTCCAGGTCCCCCTCCGAGGTCCTATCGCCCTCCGCGTTGCCGACGGAAACCGAAGAGGCGGAGGCGGAAGCCTTGCGGCAGCGCATCCTGGCCGCCTTGCTCGAAGCCTGCGCCCCGGTGGGCGGCGCGGCGGGCCGCTATCTGGCCAAACGCCGCATTTTCAAACGGACCTGGGACGCCCAGCGTCTGCGCATGATCGACGATTACGCGGCTATCAGCCGTAAGCTCGAAGCCGCTTTCGGCCTCGACGATCTGGTGCGCATGGGGTTCTTCAATGCGGCCGGCCATTTGCGCTTCTACCGGCACGTGCTGCTCTTCCCCTATTACGACATCACCGGACGCGCGGTGTACATGCAGGCCCGCGCCATCGAAACCGATGCGGCGGGATCCAAGGGACCGGGTCCGAAAGGCTCGGGGGTCAAAGGCCAAGGTGCGATGGGTGCGGGGACTAGGAGCCCCATGCCGAAGGAACTTTCCCTGGCGGGCCATATTCCCCTGCCCTACAACTCGCGCTTGCTCGACGGGGAACCGGGGCAGATCTACCTGTGCGAAGGGGTCATCGATACGCTCACCCTGCTTGAGCAAGGCTTTCCCTCGGTGGGCGTGCCGGGAGCCGCCAACTTCAAGGCCGCCTGGGCGCCGCTCTTCCGGAATAAGTCCGTGCACGTGGCCTTCGATCCCGACGGTCCCGGGGACACGGGGGCGGCCAAGGCCATCGAACGGCTGACGGCGATGGGCATCGAAGCCAGGCGGCTGGCCCCGCCGACGGGGAAGGACCTGAACGAATGGTTCCGGAAGGGTTGA